The DNA window CACTGATCAACGGCGTGCCAGCATCAGAAACCAGCGCTATGCTGATACCAGATTGTAGTTTTGATACTAAATATTCTGCTTTTTGCTGTTCATTATGATCATGCAAAGCAAATGTTTTAGTTTTGATTTGATAATGGCTTAGCAGTTTCCCCGTATGGCGGGTATCTTCTGCAGCAATTAAATCAACACTTCTTAGTATCTCTAAACCACGCTCTGTGATATCAGAAAGGTTGCCAATCGGGGTTGGAACGATAAATAAAGTTGCTTGTTCAGACATTTCATTCTCATGGGTAGTTTTTTGTTAAGCGATGATGCTTTAGTATAGGGGTATTATAAATCTCTTTTGCAGGATAATACACCAATGGAATTTAAGCACAGTTATTCCCGCTTGATTATGTTTTTTAGTTTGAGTTTACTGCTCAGTGCGTGTTCAAGTACCACAACATCTGAAAAAGCAACATCGAAACCTCAGCTAATTGGTGCGCCAGACGTGCTTACGCAAATAGATCAACCGGCGCAATACTACATTGATAAGATAGCATTAGCGAATAAACCACAAACCATCTCTTGGCAGTTATTATCCGCACGCGCTTTGATTACAGAAGGTCATCCCCAACCAGCGCTTGATATATTATCATCGGTAGAGAGAAACCCACTATCAACACAGCAATTATTTGAAGTGGCGTTAATCAAATCAGAAGCCTATCTATTAGAAAAGCGCTATCATGATGCGGCCACAATATTGAACTTTAGCTCGACACTAAGTACAATGAAACTCGCACATTGGCAACGCTACTATCTATTAAACGCCACTATTTCCGAGCTGCAGAATAATAATGCTAAAGCGGTTGAATACCGCGTCGCGTTAAATGACTTCCTTGATGCAAAACTGCATAGTACCAATAATACGCGTATATGGAAGTTAGTCACGATAATACCGACATCGGAGTTACAACAACTAACATCGCAATTTGATACAGAAAACCCAACACTTTCAGGTTGGTATCATTTAGGTATGATCGCACAACAATATCGTACCGAACCACAATTACTCATTCAGAATTTACAAGTATGGAAAACAGAGTACCCACAACACCCTGCATTGAGTGCTTTCCCTATCGAACTTGTAAAAGCAATGGCAATAACACCTTATGCACCAAGTCAAATCGCGGTACTGGCTCCTTTAACGGGTAAACGCGCCATAGCAGGTAAAGCAATAAGAGATGGGATGCTAAGTGCTTACTATCAAGATGAAGAAGCCGATAGAGTTAACTTACGTTTCTATGATACAGCAGAAACAAGCGCAGATAAGCTGTATTTACAAGCCATTAATGATGGGGCTGACTTTGTTGTAGGTCCATTATTAAAATCAAATTTAACCAAAGTATTACCTTTAGTAAAAGAAGTACCATTAATCTCATTAAATAAACTGACAGAAGCGCCAGCAACAGAAAATATTTTTTATTTCTCATTAAGTTCGAATGATGAAGTTATTGCGGCTGCGAAAAAAATGCAAAAAGACGGTATCAAACAACCATTAGTACTCGCACCAAATAATCGTTCAGGTAATAACTTATCAGCCGTGTTCGCCAAGCAATGGCAATTACTCACGCAAGATACCAGTGATATTTATAAATATAAAAGCCGCAGTGACATGCAAAAAACGGTGACCTCGCTATTTTCAGTGACATCGAGTAATCAGCGTATTAACTTAATGAAAAACCTAGCCGGTGCTAATATTAAAGCCAAAACACGTAGTCGTCGTGATATTGATGCCATTTATATTATTGCCACGCCTTCTGAAGCGATGTTAGCAATTCCTTACATTATTACCACCCAGAATCCTTATGCACCACAGGTAGCAGTGTATGCAAGTTCACGTACTCATGGTAATAATCTTTCCAAAAGCCAAAACCGCGATCTTAATGGTTTAATATTTAGTGATATGCCTTGGTTGTTGAACCCAGATCTCGAACTGAAACAGCAAACTTTGGCACTGTGGCCAAATATGTCGAAAATCCAGCAAAATCTATTTTCGATGGGCTACGATTCATTTAAATTAATTCCAAACCTGCTACAGCTACGTAATTTTCCTGACTTACGCCTAGCTGGCCAGACTGGTATTCTTTATATTAATGAAAACGGTATTATCGAACGCGAATTTAGTTGGGCTAAATATCGCTCAGGTAAGATAAGACTTGAGGACACGAACGCTGAAACTAAAACAACCCCGTAAACGCGGTGAATATTTTGAAGGTATAGCAGCCGATTTTTTACAGCGCCAAGGGTTAATTATCTTGGCGCGGAATTTCGCTTGTCGCCAAGGTGAAATAGATTTAATTTGCCAGCACGGCGCAAGCAGTGACGTAAAATCAACAACAGCACTACCGACCTTAGTATTTGTTGAGGTAAAATATCGGCAATACACCCATTATGGCGGTGCTATTTCAGCAATCCCGGTCACGAAACAACGAAAATTGCGTTATACGGCGCAATATTATATGGTGCGCAACGGAATAAATGAAAACTACACCCCTTGCCGTTTCGATGTGATTGCCATTGAAGGTTCCAGTGATAATATTCAATGGATAACCAATGCTTTTTAGAGTAGATACCCATGTTAGAGCTAATTAAAGAAAATTTTACTGAAAGTATTCAAACCAAGATCGCCGCAGCCGAGGCATTACCTGAATACATTCAAAACTCAGCCATGATGATGGCACAATGCTTATTAAACGGTAACAAGATCTTAATCTGTGGTAATGGTGCATCCGCGAGCTTGGCTCAGAATTTTTCTGCATCATTATTAAATCGTTACGAAACCGAACGCCCAAGCTTACCAGCATTGGCATTAACCCCTGACTGTACGCTGATGACAGCTATTGGCACCGACACCAGTTTTGATATGGTTTATTCTAAACAAGTCCGAGCCTTAGGGAATGATGGTGATATTCTAGTGGTGATCTCTGCAGGTGGCCATAGCCGTAATGTAATTAAAGCCATTGAAGCAGCGCTAACACGCAATATGACTATTGTCGCTTTAACAGGTAAAGATGGGGGGGAAATATCAGGATTATTAGGTCTACACGATGCCGAAGTCCGCGTACCATCACGCCGAGAAGCAAGAATACAAGAAGTACATGCTCTGATCATTAACTGTCTTTGTGACATTATCGATCAAACTTTATTCCCACAACAAGAGTGCGAAGAATGAGTATGGCTGTAGCAAGAAAACTAAAATATTGGCTGACTATAAGTATCACTCTTCTGAGTTTTACTGTTATACAAGGCTGCAGTAACACCGGTAGTTTTAGCCAATTAATTGATGATGAAACAATTACCTTGGATATCACAGCAGGACTTAATGATGCCAATAAACAACTGCTGTTAAATAATAACCTGCATATTTTAACCAACAACAGTAAAGTACTACTATCTGGTCAAGTTAGAACCGAAGCTGAGCGCAAGCAAATCGTCGAGATTGCCGCAAATACAACGTCAGTGCAGCAAGTATATAATCAGATACGTTTAGGTACACCAATCTCACTTGAGCGTGCCAGTAAAGATGCTTGGTTAACGACCAAGGTAAAAACCAGTATTATTAATTTAAAAAATATTGAGCCACTGGGTATTAAAGTGATCTCTGAGAATGCCGAAGTATTCTTAATTGGAAGAGTAACAAAAGCAGAAGGTAATAAAGTTGCCGAAGCTGCACGTTATGTCGTGGGTGTAGATAAAGTAATTAAAGTTTTCGATTATCGCTAATCAGCGAACATACATGCAAATATAATATAAAAAAATGCAGTACTGAATACTGTCCGTCGACAAATTCAAGTACTGCATCGATTCGTTAATTAAGTGTTATGTTACTTAATGACCCGCAAAGAGGGTCTACCTTTAGTAGATTTTGGACGCTCAGGCGTTTCGCTCTCATCATCAGAGCTAGCCGTTGGCGCACTAACTAGCGCCGGTACACTTCGCTCTTCACTTGGCTCAACAGCCGCTTCAGCGCTTTCTTGCTCTGCTTGGTCGATATATGCCTGTTCCGGTTCAAACATACTACCTGCGCCATTCTCACGCGCGTAGATAGCTGTAATAGCCGCAATCGGTACATAAACATCAAATGGCACACCACCGAAACGAGCATTAAAACTCAGTGCGGTGTTATTCAGCTCAAAAGCAACAACAGCTGTTGGGGCAATATTCAGCACAATTTGGCCATCTTGAACAAACTGCTGCGGTACATAAACACCAGCAATATGTGCATCAACAACAATATGTGGTGTTAAGTCATTATCAAGTAACCACTCATAGTGACTACGTAATAAATAGGGACGAATTGGGGTCATTTTATCCATAACTTACATTAACATTCTCATTTCACGTTCTTGTTCAGTTAAAGATGCTTGGAATGATTCACGATCAAATACACGAAGCATATAGTTCTTTAACTCACTTGCAGCTTGACCTGGAAGATCAATACCGAGTTCAGGTAAACGCCATAATAATGGAGCCATATAGCAATCAACTAAGCTGAACTCTTCACTCATGAAGTATGGGTATTCAGCGAAAATAGGGCTGATACTCATTAATGCTTCTTGTAGTTGCTTACGCGCTACAGCAGCTTCTTCAACAGAGCCTTTCATGATCTTAGTCACTAATGAATACCAATCGTTCTCGATACGGTGCATCATTAAACGACTGCTACCACGAGATACAGGATAAACAGGCATCAAAGGTGGATGCGGAAAACGCTCATCCAGATATTCCATGATGATACGTGAGTTATATAATGTCAGTTCACGGTCGATTAATGTTGGTACTGTCTGATATGGATTCAAATCAATTAGATCTTCAGGTAGGTTATTACGATCAACCTGATGAATATCAACACTTACGCCTTTTTCAGCTAAGACGATTCGGACTTGATGACTATATAGATCAGTCGGCTCCGAATACAACACCATAACTGAACGTTTATTAGCAGCTAATGCCATGCCACCTCCAATAAATTGTAAACACAAACGCCAATGATAGCCTAAACTAGCATTGGCGGTACGTAATTCTTTTACCAGCAACTTTTACAAGTAATGCGGCAACATCTCAGTGATTAGTGGACATCACGCCAGTATTCACGGTTCAGGAACCAAGTAAATACAAGTAGAATTAGTAAGAATCCAATAACCCAGAAGCCCATTTCTTGACGTTCAAGCTGATTAGGCTCTGCCGAGTAAACTAAGAAGTTTACCAAATCGAGCATTGCTTCATCAAACTCTTCTGCTGATAACTCACCGTTTCCATCGGGACTTAGGTAGCTAGTCAGAATTTCACCTGTTGCAACACCATCAGCGTCAACAACTTCGGTTTCTTTAACAATTCTAGCACCTTCCGGCAGATCTAGCTCTTCTTCGTTATGTTTTATTTCTAAAAGACGTGCAGTACCTTGCAGTTCTTCAAGTACATGCGGCATACCCACACTTGGGAATACCACATTATTCACACCAAATGGGCGAGTTTCGTCAATATAGAAAGAACGCAGATAAGTATAAACCCAATCTGCACCACGTAAACGTGCTTCAAGTGTTAGGTCTGGTGGTGTAGCACCAAACCATTTAGCACCACTTTCAGCAGGCATCGCAGTTAACATTAATGAGCCAACTTTAACGCCCGTAAATACCAAGTTTTCAGTCATTACATCACGATCAATCCCCAGATCATCAGCAACACGTGAATAACGTTGATATTGCGTAGAGTGACACGTAGAACAATAATTCATGAAGATTTTAGCACCATTTTGCAATGATGCTTTGTCTCTTAAATCATAATTTGCTTCATCTAAATGTGCAGCATTACCAGATGCAAATACAGCCATAGGCAATAGGGTAAGTAACGCGATAAATAATTTTTTCATTACATTGTCACCCTTTTTGGTAATGGTTTAGTCGTTTCATTCTTACTGTAGAACCACAGCAGAGCGAAATAGCCAAAGTAACCTAATGTGGTAATTTGCGACAATAATGTACGACCTGGTGTCGGTGCTAATGTCCCTAATACACCCAGAATAATGAAACAAATAACAAACTGAGATAAATTAAGTTTATGCCAAACACTACGGTAACGAATTGATTTCACTTTTCCGCGATCAATCCAAGGCACTAAGAATAGCATCACAATAGCAAGGCCCATCATGATCACACCACCTAGTTTGTCCGGAACCGCACGTAAAATTGCGTAAAACGGCGTAAAGTAC is part of the Moritella viscosa genome and encodes:
- a CDS encoding putative lipoprotein, LppC family, whose amino-acid sequence is MEFKHSYSRLIMFFSLSLLLSACSSTTTSEKATSKPQLIGAPDVLTQIDQPAQYYIDKIALANKPQTISWQLLSARALITEGHPQPALDILSSVERNPLSTQQLFEVALIKSEAYLLEKRYHDAATILNFSSTLSTMKLAHWQRYYLLNATISELQNNNAKAVEYRVALNDFLDAKLHSTNNTRIWKLVTIIPTSELQQLTSQFDTENPTLSGWYHLGMIAQQYRTEPQLLIQNLQVWKTEYPQHPALSAFPIELVKAMAITPYAPSQIAVLAPLTGKRAIAGKAIRDGMLSAYYQDEEADRVNLRFYDTAETSADKLYLQAINDGADFVVGPLLKSNLTKVLPLVKEVPLISLNKLTEAPATENIFYFSLSSNDEVIAAAKKMQKDGIKQPLVLAPNNRSGNNLSAVFAKQWQLLTQDTSDIYKYKSRSDMQKTVTSLFSVTSSNQRINLMKNLAGANIKAKTRSRRDIDAIYIIATPSEAMLAIPYIITTQNPYAPQVAVYASSRTHGNNLSKSQNRDLNGLIFSDMPWLLNPDLELKQQTLALWPNMSKIQQNLFSMGYDSFKLIPNLLQLRNFPDLRLAGQTGILYINENGIIEREFSWAKYRSGKIRLEDTNAETKTTP
- the sspB gene encoding stringent starvation protein B; amino-acid sequence: MDKMTPIRPYLLRSHYEWLLDNDLTPHIVVDAHIAGVYVPQQFVQDGQIVLNIAPTAVVAFELNNTALSFNARFGGVPFDVYVPIAAITAIYARENGAGSMFEPEQAYIDQAEQESAEAAVEPSEERSVPALVSAPTASSDDESETPERPKSTKGRPSLRVIK
- a CDS encoding UPF0102 protein, which gives rise to MRTRTLKLKQPRKRGEYFEGIAADFLQRQGLIILARNFACRQGEIDLICQHGASSDVKSTTALPTLVFVEVKYRQYTHYGGAISAIPVTKQRKLRYTAQYYMVRNGINENYTPCRFDVIAIEGSSDNIQWITNAF
- the sspA gene encoding stringent starvation protein A, whose translation is MALAANKRSVMVLYSEPTDLYSHQVRIVLAEKGVSVDIHQVDRNNLPEDLIDLNPYQTVPTLIDRELTLYNSRIIMEYLDERFPHPPLMPVYPVSRGSSRLMMHRIENDWYSLVTKIMKGSVEEAAVARKQLQEALMSISPIFAEYPYFMSEEFSLVDCYMAPLLWRLPELGIDLPGQAASELKNYMLRVFDRESFQASLTEQEREMRMLM
- a CDS encoding ubiquinol--cytochrome c reductase, cytochrome C1 encodes the protein MKKLFIALLTLLPMAVFASGNAAHLDEANYDLRDKASLQNGAKIFMNYCSTCHSTQYQRYSRVADDLGIDRDVMTENLVFTGVKVGSLMLTAMPAESGAKWFGATPPDLTLEARLRGADWVYTYLRSFYIDETRPFGVNNVVFPSVGMPHVLEELQGTARLLEIKHNEEELDLPEGARIVKETEVVDADGVATGEILTSYLSPDGNGELSAEEFDEAMLDLVNFLVYSAEPNQLERQEMGFWVIGFLLILLVFTWFLNREYWRDVH
- the diaA gene encoding DnaA initiator-associating protein diaA gives rise to the protein MLELIKENFTESIQTKIAAAEALPEYIQNSAMMMAQCLLNGNKILICGNGASASLAQNFSASLLNRYETERPSLPALALTPDCTLMTAIGTDTSFDMVYSKQVRALGNDGDILVVISAGGHSRNVIKAIEAALTRNMTIVALTGKDGGEISGLLGLHDAEVRVPSRREARIQEVHALIINCLCDIIDQTLFPQQECEE
- a CDS encoding putative lipoprotein, producing the protein MSMAVARKLKYWLTISITLLSFTVIQGCSNTGSFSQLIDDETITLDITAGLNDANKQLLLNNNLHILTNNSKVLLSGQVRTEAERKQIVEIAANTTSVQQVYNQIRLGTPISLERASKDAWLTTKVKTSIINLKNIEPLGIKVISENAEVFLIGRVTKAEGNKVAEAARYVVGVDKVIKVFDYR